The genomic interval TGTTGCGTTGGAATGCGCGTTTTGGACTATATAAGAAACCGGATCCATGTGTGTTACTAAATATGGAAAGTACACATTATtcacttaaaaaatttaatttttaatttgagaaGTGTTAGCaacactatatttttttattaaataaaatcgacgtgaaatttacattttaaaaatagatttcaCTTAAGATGGAATATATGTAGATTTCACTTAATGAAAAAGTCAATGTTAGAGTAAAAGATGgtgttcttaattttttttttttgtatgcatTGTTtgtttataagaaaaatgaatgtataattaaaaaatataaaggaatGGGAAGTTTATTGAAGAACGCATGGATGGATCCAAAAACCTCATTGAACAGAGGTAAAAGTGTTTAATAACtaattttgagaaataatatttttgtcatcTACATCTCTGattataagtaattattataactttgtttttcttaaatagtattttcatgtcaaattgaaaagataaaaagtcaaaatgaatTTCATGAACAAGACACATTAAATTTACTATCtacttaataaaatagtatGTGTGTAAGAAAACAACATATGCTTATTAAAAATGCCGGAGAGAATAATTATCTATCATCCATTATGTTgaaatttttacatttatttgtttttttttttaattaagtgtttcaataaaacttaatttactCTTTTAAATGTAGccatatcattttaatttatgcCCCCATTGTTGAGTCACTTAGAATTGTATCACATTCTAaaactttattaatatttaaacactttttttctttatgCTTTGTCATTCATttacattttctaaaaaattaaattataaaaaggcATTAGGAAGGGAGGGATACTGCCTGAATCCGTCATTGGAAAAGTGTGTCTCCACTATTTGGAATGTCtatcaaaaagaaaagaaattattatttgGGTGGGTCTACGTCCAAAAACTTTCCACCTATTCCCCTAATATAGAGAGATAGTCATAACTTGAGACCAATTTCATACAATGATAAAACAAACCTTACATTGAAAGCAActcatttttttctaataaaaaaaaaaagtactttCTACCGCTAAACACGCATCTTTCACgacactttttatttatatgtttttttgacaacttttttttacctatcgattattatattagtattggCGGTCCCTTTATATATATCGATCCACAAATTAATGGAGCAAGGAAACGCACAGACAATATTCAGTTGAAAGATTTTGTGCAGTAAATTCTAGTATAAATAGAATGAGGATTGAGAATCATGGATATGATGATGTGTATTCAGAATTTCTCCAGGGACGAAACTTAGTTACGATAAGAGTGTGcttgatttttgttatttttattataaatatagtagtttgtttgacaaaattataaatacttaTATTTGAATCTAgtactttaatatatttaaaatttagtacttttaatatatctaaaaaattaaaagatccAGCACTGCCTTTCTCTATCCTTAAAGTTCTTTCCTCTCTATTCATACTCATCCTTACTTGATACTTATATTGTAATTGATTACACTGAAACTGAGACCAATTCagtaaataatacaaataatcaTTCCAATAATTCTTAGACTCATTACATTGATGGTTAGTGTTACTCATCAATTCCTCAATGAATGAATATAGTGTGCACCCTGGTACAAACATAGAagacataatattttatatatcagAGAAAAGACACCAATTATTTAGAAGAGAAAGGGATGATTTGGAATTATGTGTAGAAATTTCCTTACTAAAGGCACTTACAGGGTGCACACTATCATTGTCCTTGTTCGGTGGAGAGCATATGAATTTGACAGTAGATGATATCTTATACCCTGGCTATCAAAACATTATACATGGCCAAGGTATGGCAATCTTCATAGGACCATGGAAGAGAGGAAACTTAATATTTACATTTCTAATTGAGTTTCCCACAAATCTCACCGATAATCAAATATACGAGGTTTTTGGTATTTTACAGAATTCttgttaattaattgaaaactTTTTTTGATCACTAAGAGAAATATGTGATGCCCTCtttgttgttaaattaatttaacttcTCAACCTTTAGAACAACATAAACCACTAAAGGAAAACAACAATTTCTAGTTAGGGAAGCGATAAATTTAATGTGGAAACCAGAATTAAAAAGATATGTGACTATGATTTCGATCGCAACATCAAGATTTTTGATGGTTCTGCGACCTCAATACAACTGATGTATTGGTTGCCTCAGTCAAATTTCTATTGTAATTCTACAATTTTATCAAGGATTGCAATGCGTGAGCGACTTAAAACCATGGTGGAAACTCTAGGTTAAGTAGTAGGTTTATCAAATATCAACAACCAATTTGCTTTTACCAAGCATAACCTCAACCTCgcttaataagtttattttgaaAAGTGGTTATAATGAAACCAACGTGCATTGTGCACAATAAATACAACAGAATCAGATCAAAAGATAAATCACTAACAACCccatttgaaaacaaattaaagcCTAGGACTATCCGAAAAGAGCACGAACAAGACCGGGAACATCACCGGCAACTAGAGCTTTCATACATTTCTGCTTTTTATCCGTGTAAGGTGGGTACCTTAAAGATGAATCGCCTGTAAAACCGCGATAAAGTACCGCCTTTCTGTGAGTAAAAGCATCAAAGGAGAATTTTCCATGGTATGCACCCATTCCACTGTCTCCAACTCCCCCAAATGGCAAAGTACAAGCCACAAACTGCacaaggaaaaggaaaaaacaaaaaagattaaTAACATTGCATGACAAGGATATATGTACTTAATGCATTCAtagaaaagttttaaaaataaaacaagagaTTACATGTAAAACACTGTCATTGATAACCAAACCACCAGCAGAAACTTTCTTCACAAATTGTTCCTTGAACTTATTGtcatttgtaaataaatatgCTGCTAGTGGCTTTGTTCCCGAGTTGATCACATCGAAGCTTTCTTCCAGCTTATTCACCTGTTCCAGGAAAGAAGCAAGATTATAATTTGATACAAGCTGATGAAGGTTATCGATGAATATTCGAAGTATAAATACATGTTTCCAAGTTATTAGTTAAGCAATTAGCTAAAACGTTTTGCAATTTGTCCACAATTAAAGGACTAGCAGCTGTTAATTTAGCTGTAATATTTTCAAGTAACATCTATAAACAATTTTAAGAGTTTGAAGTCTTCCTTATTTATGATGTTCTGATTGAGTACTAAATCTTAAAGGTAGAATCACTTTTGACTCTTGTACCACATTAAAATGCACATATCAATTACACATGCAGCAATACTATGTGAGCAGATTCTTCACATTAGATTATTGAAAAAGTAACTAAAGAAGACAAAagaaaatttgaacaaaatgttacacaaatagttattttttgcttttataCATACCGTGATGATGGGAAGCAATGGACCAAAGATCTCCTCACTCATTATCAGTGAATCTCGTGGAGTGTCTAATAAAATAGTAGGAGCAATCCTCCTGTAATTTGCTTGTGTCATGATCCATTGCATTGCACTATATAAAAGCTTTACATAATAAACTCAAACTAAGAAACAAGAAGAGAGCTTACAATTTGCTTTCATCCTTTGCACCACCATAAACAATCTTGTCAGAAACCTTATCCTCATCCATGAGCTTTATCAAGCGATGGAAGTGGTTAGAACTCACAATGCGCGACAAATCATTTGATTCTAATGGATTCTTTCCAAAGAAGTTTTCCAACTCAGTCTTTAAGGCATCTACCTGAAAATGAGATGCACGAAAAACATTAGATACACAAAGACAGAAATTTAGAACTCTAAATAACTTCACAAGGAAAGTTTCATACCAACAATGGAGAAAAGTCTTTTGTTGTTATAATGTAATCAGGAGAAATGCAGGCTTGTCCATTGTTACAGCCCCATTTGCCAGAAATTATCCTTTTAGCTGTAACCTtgtatatacaaattaatttaagtCAATAATGAGTTTGAAAGAAGGAggtcaatataatataaaaaagtaaccggaaaagaaaagaaaaagaagactAAGGCTTTTAGTCAATACCTTTAAATTGACATTTGAATCAACAACAGTGGGAGATTTTCCTCCAAGCTCAAGAACAACTGGTGTAAGGTGTTT from Cicer arietinum cultivar CDC Frontier isolate Library 1 chromosome 5, Cicar.CDCFrontier_v2.0, whole genome shotgun sequence carries:
- the LOC101511680 gene encoding aldehyde dehydrogenase family 3 member H1-like; translated protein: MSGEEYSEKKFDTEAASSLVKELRENFSSGKTQSYEWRISQVKALLKMVVEQQDQIIDALRSDLAKPPLETVAYEIGMLKNSCKVTLKELKQWMSPEKVKTSITTFPSSAEIVPEPLGVVLVISAWNYPLLLSLDPVVGAIAAGNVVVLKPSEVAPASSSLLAKLLGKYMDNSSIRVVEGAVDETTALLQQKWDKIFYTGNGKVGRIVMAAAAKHLTPVVLELGGKSPTVVDSNVNLKVTAKRIISGKWGCNNGQACISPDYIITTKDFSPLLVDALKTELENFFGKNPLESNDLSRIVSSNHFHRLIKLMDEDKVSDKIVYGGAKDESKLRIAPTILLDTPRDSLIMSEEIFGPLLPIITVNKLEESFDVINSGTKPLAAYLFTNDNKFKEQFVKKVSAGGLVINDSVLHFVACTLPFGGVGDSGMGAYHGKFSFDAFTHRKAVLYRGFTGDSSLRYPPYTDKKQKCMKALVAGDVPGLVRALFG